A stretch of Aureispira sp. CCB-E DNA encodes these proteins:
- a CDS encoding CotH kinase family protein — MNKALFFYCIAVFLFFSQSCYKEEIIFDALPDDQLELPLILALDHKDCFFDKATNSLRYSIAQDSISNFTPHVRFQDYASISIDGISLANNASNNLGKVKIGEEYVVELVTKGICKYFTLRFTNLPIVRIVTPNVIIDEPKKLARLTINSPTDASYPITSFVGIEIRGGSSQSNPKKSYGFAFLNNMSLGNKVSKSLFDWDKNEDWILDAMYNDPSRLRNKVSFEIWQAMNPLKHHGIQSKFVELYLNNDYQGIYCLNEKINAEKLGLNHPEAVLYKTTAWGDGTTTFEQLNSNMPHHSNNWDGWEQKYPIPKNRIHWAPLHQLRDFIINENDHNFSTQINTFIDLDLFIDYYIFLNLTSAFDNTGKNIIWVRQNATAPFFITPWDLDGSLGQFWDGSPTNTTTILSNHLFDRLLQTNSNNFKQRLKNRWFLLRGNVFSSSHLNSIYDNNFAEIGTSDILFWENLKWNSHIDIAQQQYYIINWTQDRLLFLDDYFTNL; from the coding sequence ATGAATAAAGCCCTCTTTTTTTATTGTATCGCCGTATTCCTTTTTTTTTCTCAATCCTGCTACAAAGAAGAAATCATCTTTGATGCCTTGCCCGATGACCAACTAGAACTTCCTTTAATTTTAGCTTTAGACCACAAGGATTGTTTTTTTGACAAAGCAACCAATTCCTTAAGATATAGCATAGCGCAGGATTCTATCTCAAACTTTACCCCTCATGTTCGTTTTCAGGATTATGCGAGCATTTCAATTGATGGTATTTCATTAGCTAATAATGCTAGCAATAACCTTGGCAAGGTTAAAATTGGAGAAGAGTATGTTGTTGAACTAGTCACCAAAGGCATTTGCAAATATTTTACACTCCGTTTTACCAATTTACCCATTGTGAGAATTGTTACTCCAAACGTCATTATAGATGAGCCAAAGAAATTAGCTCGATTGACAATCAATTCCCCTACTGATGCAAGTTACCCCATAACATCTTTTGTGGGGATAGAAATCAGAGGTGGCTCTTCTCAATCCAATCCCAAAAAATCGTATGGTTTTGCTTTCCTAAACAACATGAGTTTGGGTAATAAAGTCTCTAAATCTTTGTTTGATTGGGATAAGAATGAAGACTGGATTTTAGATGCTATGTACAACGACCCATCTAGATTGCGCAATAAAGTTTCTTTTGAAATCTGGCAAGCCATGAACCCCTTAAAGCATCATGGCATACAATCTAAATTTGTAGAACTTTATCTCAATAATGATTATCAAGGTATTTACTGTTTGAATGAGAAGATAAACGCCGAAAAACTTGGCTTAAACCATCCAGAAGCTGTCTTGTACAAGACAACAGCTTGGGGAGATGGTACAACGACTTTCGAGCAATTAAATTCTAATATGCCCCATCATTCCAATAATTGGGATGGCTGGGAACAAAAGTATCCTATTCCCAAAAATAGAATTCATTGGGCGCCACTACATCAGTTAAGAGATTTTATTATTAATGAAAACGACCATAACTTCAGCACTCAAATTAATACCTTCATTGATTTGGACCTTTTTATAGACTATTATATCTTTTTGAACCTAACATCTGCCTTTGACAATACAGGTAAAAACATTATTTGGGTTCGTCAAAATGCAACCGCTCCATTTTTTATTACTCCCTGGGATTTGGATGGCTCTTTAGGGCAATTCTGGGATGGTTCTCCCACCAATACCACTACTATTTTGAGCAATCATCTCTTTGATCGTCTGCTGCAAACTAATTCTAATAATTTCAAACAAAGGTTAAAAAACAGATGGTTCTTGCTTAGAGGAAATGTTTTTAGTAGTTCGCATTTAAATTCCATTTACGACAATAACTTTGCAGAAATAGGTACATCAGATATTCTATTTTGGGAAAATTTGAAATGGAACAGTCACATTGACATCGCCCAACAACAATACTATATAATCAATTGGACACAAGACCGTTTGCTTTTCTTAGATGATTATTTTACCAATCTTTAG
- a CDS encoding D-alanyl-D-alanine carboxypeptidase family protein — protein sequence MLLVYRFLLLLFIIISKPLAAQDCEKAWMYYEQRLELSQITERHFGISVPVEKIQIDFLGAPVGIPFNYTIQKYSTDNDHIILENEKGLYLHKEAYQALEAMRVESEKEGIYLQLNNTYRSYSYQKHLHNKLGAKQAERPGYSEHHLFTAIDLERVTNKKFLWLLRHAFDFGWVPSYYFREGSAIKKEPWHWRYVGKLAATKFRCAWKEEIDRRIWKLKKK from the coding sequence ATGCTACTAGTTTACCGTTTTTTATTACTTTTATTTATAATAATCAGCAAGCCTCTAGCTGCACAAGATTGTGAAAAAGCTTGGATGTATTATGAGCAAAGATTGGAATTAAGCCAAATCACAGAGCGTCATTTTGGTATAAGTGTTCCTGTAGAGAAGATACAGATTGATTTTTTGGGCGCTCCTGTAGGCATTCCTTTTAATTATACGATTCAAAAATATAGTACAGATAACGACCACATCATATTAGAAAATGAAAAGGGTTTATATTTGCATAAAGAGGCGTATCAAGCTTTAGAAGCCATGCGTGTGGAATCAGAGAAAGAAGGAATTTACCTCCAACTTAATAATACTTATCGTAGTTACAGCTACCAAAAACACTTGCACAACAAATTAGGGGCAAAACAGGCTGAGCGACCAGGGTATTCAGAACATCACTTGTTTACAGCAATAGATTTAGAACGAGTAACGAACAAGAAGTTTCTTTGGTTGTTGCGCCACGCATTTGATTTTGGCTGGGTGCCAAGTTATTATTTTAGAGAGGGAAGTGCTATAAAAAAAGAACCTTGGCATTGGCGCTATGTAGGAAAATTGGCTGCGACAAAATTTAGATGTGCTTGGAAGGAGGAAATTGATCGTCGTATTTGGAAGTTAAAGAAAAAGTAA
- a CDS encoding FKBP-type peptidyl-prolyl cis-trans isomerase, producing the protein MRYLIFLCFVLSMLSCQKEAIQHDNDIQLIKDYLLANNINATEDKQSNLFYHIYVESGDSVAPIRDNDIVVEVKYKAYLLDGTSVYNTNNLSERVDLDKSIYGWQLALPHMDINDKMLLFLPSRLAYGEEGHGKIPPNSVVIFDIELIEVFPHF; encoded by the coding sequence ATGCGTTATTTGATATTTTTATGTTTTGTTCTATCTATGTTGTCTTGCCAAAAAGAAGCCATCCAACACGACAACGATATTCAGCTTATAAAAGATTACTTGTTGGCTAATAATATCAATGCAACAGAAGATAAACAGTCTAATTTATTTTATCATATTTATGTTGAAAGTGGTGACAGTGTTGCTCCAATAAGAGACAATGATATTGTTGTTGAGGTAAAATACAAAGCTTACTTGTTAGATGGCACTAGTGTCTATAATACGAACAATTTAAGTGAAAGAGTTGACTTAGATAAGAGCATTTATGGCTGGCAATTAGCCCTTCCTCATATGGATATCAACGATAAAATGTTGTTATTTTTGCCTTCAAGACTTGCCTATGGTGAAGAGGGGCACGGCAAAATTCCTCCTAATTCAGTCGTAATTTTTGATATTGAGTTAATAGAAGTTTTTCCACACTTCTAA
- a CDS encoding M48 family metallopeptidase — translation MTKYGIPIVILLLIASCMWFCAPNPTSEKSVDAFLNLNDSVEYVGMQMCQSCHQNVYQTYIQTGMGQSFGKANLKKTAAEFGDSALVYDKQLDFYYKPYFQDSVMYVMEFRLNGKDTVHKRIERIDYIIGSGHHTNSHMINRNGYVYQAPITYYTQDKKWDLAPGFEENNERFGRAILSECLTCHNHTPTPATGSDNKYHKMPLGIECERCHGPGGLHVKEKLMGKHVDTSKYVDYSIVNPKHLPIDRQMDLCQRCHLQGVAVLNEGKTFYDFKPGMELSDVMNVFLPRFTNSDKRFIMASQADRLQLSDCFNVSKKLSCITCHNPHHDVHSTTKNNYNTACLSCHKDNSTQSKLFNCSAPIAQRNLEQDNCVGCHMPRSGSIDIPHVNITDHHISKNNIKSPDTLSQEKVEEIAGFLGLESLVIKNASPLEMARGYLALWDKFMGTPAVLDSAKYYLDLSKASRAEKFNTLVHYYFNKQEYALLVSIALAPQEIQDAWTAYRIGEAAYKNKNLPKALAYYKQATNLKPYSLIFQEKLGSTYAQSGQLNAAKKVFNFILKEDPNRKMALANLGLLNAQQGNINQALQLYNKALALDPDYKNALLNKVGLLLQTGRRQEAQPVIQHLIKKYPNYQAILEQQGIL, via the coding sequence ATGACAAAATATGGTATCCCAATTGTAATTTTACTTTTAATAGCCTCCTGTATGTGGTTTTGTGCGCCCAATCCTACTTCAGAAAAATCAGTAGATGCCTTCTTAAATCTTAATGATTCTGTTGAATATGTTGGCATGCAAATGTGTCAAAGTTGCCATCAAAATGTTTATCAAACTTATATCCAAACAGGAATGGGGCAATCTTTTGGCAAAGCAAATCTAAAAAAAACAGCTGCTGAATTTGGAGATAGTGCCTTGGTTTATGACAAACAGTTGGATTTTTATTATAAACCTTATTTCCAAGATTCTGTCATGTATGTTATGGAGTTTAGATTGAATGGGAAAGATACAGTACACAAACGCATTGAGCGAATTGACTACATTATTGGTTCAGGGCATCACACCAACTCCCATATGATCAACAGAAATGGATACGTCTATCAAGCTCCCATCACCTACTATACCCAAGATAAAAAATGGGATTTAGCGCCAGGTTTTGAAGAAAACAACGAGCGTTTTGGACGTGCTATTTTATCAGAATGCCTAACGTGCCACAATCACACACCTACACCTGCTACTGGTTCTGATAACAAGTATCACAAAATGCCTTTGGGCATTGAGTGTGAACGCTGTCATGGTCCTGGAGGGCTTCATGTCAAAGAAAAACTGATGGGCAAGCATGTTGATACTTCTAAGTATGTTGATTATAGTATTGTAAATCCCAAGCATTTGCCCATTGATCGCCAAATGGACTTGTGCCAACGCTGTCACCTTCAAGGAGTTGCTGTATTGAATGAAGGAAAAACCTTTTATGATTTTAAACCAGGGATGGAATTATCAGATGTTATGAATGTGTTTTTACCTCGGTTCACCAACTCCGACAAACGGTTTATTATGGCATCCCAAGCAGATCGTTTGCAATTAAGTGATTGTTTCAATGTGTCTAAAAAATTGTCTTGTATCACCTGCCATAACCCACATCATGACGTGCATTCTACTACTAAAAACAATTATAACACCGCCTGCTTGAGTTGCCACAAAGACAACTCTACCCAAAGCAAGCTGTTCAATTGTTCTGCACCGATTGCTCAACGCAATTTAGAACAAGACAATTGTGTTGGTTGTCATATGCCACGCTCTGGTAGTATTGATATTCCTCATGTGAACATTACAGATCATCACATTAGCAAAAATAATATTAAATCACCCGATACCCTAAGTCAAGAAAAAGTAGAAGAAATTGCTGGATTTTTAGGCTTGGAGAGTTTGGTTATAAAAAATGCAAGTCCCCTAGAAATGGCACGAGGTTATCTAGCCTTATGGGATAAATTCATGGGTACTCCAGCAGTTTTAGATTCAGCCAAATATTATCTAGATCTATCAAAAGCTAGCCGAGCCGAAAAATTCAATACCTTGGTACATTATTATTTTAACAAACAAGAGTATGCTTTGCTCGTTTCCATTGCCTTAGCACCACAGGAAATTCAAGATGCTTGGACAGCTTATCGTATTGGTGAAGCAGCATACAAAAACAAAAACCTTCCAAAAGCGTTAGCTTATTACAAACAAGCGACGAATTTAAAGCCGTACAGCTTAATTTTTCAAGAAAAACTGGGTAGTACTTATGCTCAGTCAGGGCAGTTGAATGCTGCCAAAAAGGTTTTTAACTTCATTCTAAAAGAAGATCCGAATCGAAAAATGGCTTTGGCTAATTTGGGGTTGCTTAACGCCCAACAAGGCAATATCAATCAAGCACTACAACTGTATAACAAAGCCTTGGCTTTAGACCCTGATTATAAGAATGCCTTGCTCAATAAAGTTGGTTTGCTGTTGCAAACTGGACGCCGTCAAGAAGCACAGCCTGTCATTCAACACTTAATAAAAAAATATCCTAATTATCAAGCAATTTTAGAACAACAAGGAATCTTGTAA
- a CDS encoding M1 family aminopeptidase gives MKQYILTLALFLVSTVLSFGQAPATFTNMKFYHLDVEVSLDKSYIKGNAKCEFVAVKENVTQLSLDLADQLKVSKVDGASSFEQKDNKLIVKLSGDPLKKEQRSEITVHYEGEPPVITSNNGVKKGLIYDTHGKKNNLVIASVCYPNGGYLWFPCKRGLGDKVDSIYVDITIQDTMVTEVFMNPKTKKEEAKEMPIIAVSNGKLEAIQKLENEKKKQYQWRHRHRIAPHHVLLAISNFMKAESEFKGRGYGFPINFYLFPEKLKESSSMMRRVPEIMTCLTNTFGPYPYKDEGFNVTQVGINLGMDGMPTQTNVLLEDMKGVHMYMVVHQMASMWFGNHISPKKWQDAWITEALATYAEAMWQEYKRGLTVYQIILDEKEYFEGGKLYLANRKDYSEERLSKKGMYAIHMLRGIMSDVYFFQTLKAITSGKRMEGEWSKTYLSTENFRKIAEYYASENIEVDYQYFFDQWIRGEYYPTYHISYSINNGSVSLNVVQKELESQPSIFTMPYKIEIELEDGTLIKETINTNQRDEVFNETNQYFEIPVNGTVKDVRFDPDNWIFKDLKYVRKVENDRFALEDFEITTSNHRRKAQIKYNVPKKQDIRIELFEVADGISLMEDKSIEVQEYKKESGEQIHNLKIPLGYSSRGVYKIVVTGKGETFTKILRLKRIKEIF, from the coding sequence ATGAAGCAATACATTTTGACTCTTGCACTATTCTTGGTAAGTACTGTGCTTTCTTTTGGACAAGCCCCTGCTACATTTACCAATATGAAATTTTATCATTTGGATGTTGAGGTATCGTTGGACAAGTCTTATATCAAAGGAAATGCTAAATGTGAGTTTGTCGCAGTAAAAGAAAATGTTACGCAATTATCCTTAGATCTCGCTGACCAATTAAAAGTTAGCAAAGTCGATGGGGCAAGTTCTTTTGAACAAAAAGACAACAAGCTTATAGTCAAATTATCAGGCGATCCTCTAAAAAAAGAACAACGTTCTGAAATTACCGTTCACTACGAAGGAGAACCTCCTGTGATCACTAGTAACAACGGTGTAAAAAAAGGTCTAATCTATGATACGCATGGCAAAAAAAATAATTTGGTTATCGCTAGTGTGTGTTATCCTAATGGTGGCTATTTGTGGTTTCCTTGCAAGCGAGGACTTGGCGATAAAGTAGATTCTATCTACGTCGATATAACCATTCAAGATACTATGGTTACAGAAGTTTTCATGAATCCTAAAACGAAAAAAGAAGAAGCCAAAGAAATGCCCATCATAGCTGTTTCAAATGGAAAACTTGAAGCCATTCAGAAACTTGAAAATGAGAAAAAGAAACAATACCAATGGCGCCACCGTCACCGTATTGCACCGCATCATGTTCTATTGGCTATTTCTAATTTTATGAAAGCAGAGTCTGAATTTAAAGGGCGTGGTTATGGTTTTCCTATCAACTTTTACTTATTTCCTGAAAAATTGAAAGAATCTTCATCTATGATGCGTCGGGTGCCAGAAATCATGACCTGTTTAACCAATACATTTGGTCCTTACCCATACAAAGACGAAGGCTTTAATGTTACTCAAGTTGGTATTAATTTAGGAATGGACGGCATGCCTACTCAAACAAATGTCCTTTTAGAAGACATGAAAGGGGTACATATGTATATGGTGGTGCATCAAATGGCCAGTATGTGGTTTGGTAATCATATTTCACCTAAAAAATGGCAAGATGCATGGATTACAGAAGCTTTAGCTACTTATGCAGAAGCAATGTGGCAAGAATACAAGCGAGGCTTAACGGTTTATCAAATTATCTTAGACGAAAAGGAGTATTTTGAAGGTGGTAAATTGTATTTGGCAAATCGAAAAGATTATTCAGAAGAGCGATTGAGCAAAAAGGGAATGTATGCCATACATATGCTTAGAGGAATTATGTCTGATGTTTATTTCTTTCAAACTTTAAAAGCAATTACTTCTGGAAAAAGAATGGAAGGGGAATGGTCTAAAACCTATCTAAGCACAGAGAACTTTAGAAAAATTGCCGAATACTACGCTAGTGAAAATATCGAAGTAGATTATCAATATTTCTTTGATCAATGGATTCGTGGAGAGTACTATCCTACTTATCATATCTCTTATTCTATCAATAATGGTAGCGTTTCTCTAAATGTAGTTCAAAAAGAATTGGAATCACAGCCTTCTATATTTACAATGCCCTACAAAATTGAAATTGAGTTGGAGGATGGTACCCTTATCAAAGAAACAATTAACACCAATCAAAGAGACGAGGTATTTAATGAAACTAATCAGTATTTTGAAATTCCAGTCAATGGAACCGTCAAAGATGTTCGTTTTGATCCAGACAACTGGATTTTTAAAGATCTAAAATATGTTCGTAAAGTAGAAAACGATCGTTTTGCATTGGAAGACTTCGAGATCACAACAAGCAACCACCGACGAAAAGCTCAAATCAAATATAATGTTCCCAAAAAACAAGATATTCGCATTGAACTATTTGAAGTAGCAGATGGCATTAGCTTAATGGAAGACAAGTCTATTGAGGTTCAAGAATACAAAAAAGAATCTGGGGAACAAATTCATAATCTTAAAATACCACTAGGATATAGCTCTCGTGGTGTCTACAAAATTGTCGTTACAGGAAAAGGAGAAACGTTCACTAAAATCTTACGCTTAAAACGTATTAAAGAGATTTTTTAA
- a CDS encoding DUF4177 domain-containing protein: protein MQQFEYKTLTVPLKSTLFSKKIDLDMELIEDELNLLGRMGWELTTQFTRQKNGFSQYAVLILKRPIVLHASKNKS from the coding sequence ATGCAACAGTTCGAATACAAAACATTAACAGTGCCTCTCAAAAGCACCTTATTTTCTAAAAAAATAGATTTAGATATGGAACTCATAGAAGATGAACTAAATCTACTGGGAAGAATGGGTTGGGAATTAACCACTCAATTTACAAGACAAAAAAATGGTTTTAGCCAATACGCTGTCTTAATTCTAAAACGTCCTATCGTTCTACATGCTTCTAAAAATAAGTCCTAA
- the leuS gene encoding leucine--tRNA ligase — translation MDYESSEIEAKWKQYWAEHEVYKTSNDTSKPKYYVLDMFPYPSGAGLHVGHPLGYIASDIFARYKRLQGYNVLHPMGYDAFGLPAEQYAIQTGVHPAVSTNQNISFYRKQLDNLGFSFDWSRSVNTSDPKYYKWTQHIFLKLFAHYYNNEIDKAEPIENLVELFEKEGNKNVQAASSQETIFSADEWNGYSPKEQDDVLMNYRLAYRKVGFVNWCEELGTVLANDEVKDGVSERGGYPVVKKPMRQWALRITAYAERLLNGLEQVEFSEALKTQQRNWIGRSEGAQLFFDVHNSNEKIEVFTTRPDTIFGATFMVLAPEHDLVKEITTEAQRQEIEDYQAYANSRSERDRMADVKSITGAFTGAYAVNPFTGNRIPIWIADYVLIGYGTGAIMAVPSGDERDERFAKHFGLEIVQVVDQSAYEGAAIGDKVGTMINSGFLNGFPVTEAITKAIEEINAKNIGEGKINYRLRDANFSRQRYWGEPFPVKYDKDGVAHAETNLPLELPTLDNFKPTKEGKAPLARAEEWVHQDGMTREIDTMPGFAGSSWYFLRYMDPNNDEAPFSAEAVNYWKEVDLYVGGAEHAVGHLMYSRFWHKFMFDLGMVPTREPYKKLVNQGMLQGVIEFLYMLKEKQDGQSVFVSADQLSEYDGQEFAQIPVHIDFVTDYGKPESYLNEEGRKQFKAWRPDYAGAVFVTNAKGQVVTHSEIGKISKRYFNVVNPDDVVAQYGTDCFRMYEMFLGPLEDSKPWDTKGITGVSKFLRKFWNLFYKDGQWAISEEKATPDELKILHTAIKKVNQDIANFSFNTCIAHFMVATNDLKKVNCNKREVLEPLVVLMAPFAPFITEELWQQLGHEGSVHANGKYPEHNPAYLVQSTITYPVCVNGKKRATVTFAADATKDAIEQEALAVDEVQKWIDGKPIRKIIVVPKRMVNIVI, via the coding sequence ATGGATTACGAATCAAGTGAAATTGAGGCGAAATGGAAACAGTATTGGGCTGAGCATGAGGTATACAAAACTTCTAACGATACCTCAAAACCCAAGTATTATGTATTGGATATGTTCCCCTATCCATCTGGAGCTGGGCTACATGTAGGGCATCCGCTAGGCTATATTGCTAGCGATATTTTTGCTCGATACAAGCGTTTACAAGGTTATAACGTATTGCATCCAATGGGATACGATGCTTTTGGTTTGCCTGCTGAGCAGTACGCCATTCAAACAGGAGTGCACCCTGCTGTTTCTACCAATCAGAATATTAGTTTCTATCGTAAGCAGTTGGATAACTTAGGCTTTTCTTTTGATTGGAGCCGTTCTGTGAATACTTCAGATCCAAAGTATTATAAATGGACACAGCATATTTTCTTGAAATTGTTTGCTCATTATTATAACAATGAAATAGATAAAGCTGAACCGATAGAAAATCTAGTTGAACTATTTGAAAAAGAAGGAAATAAAAATGTTCAGGCTGCTTCTAGCCAAGAAACTATTTTTTCTGCGGATGAATGGAATGGTTACAGTCCCAAAGAACAGGACGATGTATTAATGAATTATCGTTTGGCGTATCGTAAAGTTGGTTTTGTAAACTGGTGCGAAGAATTAGGAACTGTTTTGGCAAATGACGAGGTCAAGGATGGTGTATCGGAGCGAGGAGGATACCCCGTTGTCAAAAAACCAATGCGCCAGTGGGCATTGCGTATTACTGCTTATGCAGAACGTTTGTTGAATGGCTTGGAACAAGTCGAATTTTCAGAAGCTTTAAAGACGCAACAACGCAATTGGATTGGACGTTCAGAAGGAGCACAATTGTTTTTTGACGTACACAATAGCAATGAGAAAATAGAAGTCTTTACAACACGCCCGGATACTATTTTTGGTGCTACATTTATGGTGTTGGCACCAGAGCATGATTTGGTAAAGGAGATTACAACAGAAGCACAAAGACAAGAAATAGAAGATTATCAGGCATATGCCAACAGCCGCTCTGAAAGAGATCGTATGGCTGATGTAAAGTCCATCACAGGTGCTTTCACGGGTGCTTATGCTGTCAATCCATTTACAGGAAACAGAATTCCTATTTGGATTGCCGATTATGTATTGATTGGATATGGAACAGGAGCAATTATGGCTGTTCCTAGCGGAGATGAAAGAGACGAACGTTTTGCAAAACACTTCGGCTTAGAGATTGTACAGGTGGTAGATCAATCGGCTTATGAAGGTGCTGCAATTGGTGATAAAGTGGGCACGATGATTAATTCTGGTTTCTTAAACGGCTTCCCTGTTACAGAAGCAATTACGAAGGCAATTGAAGAAATCAATGCTAAGAATATAGGAGAAGGAAAGATCAATTATCGCTTAAGAGATGCTAACTTTAGCCGTCAGCGTTATTGGGGAGAACCATTTCCCGTGAAATATGACAAAGACGGTGTGGCGCACGCTGAAACGAATTTGCCATTGGAATTACCTACATTGGATAATTTTAAACCAACCAAAGAAGGCAAGGCACCTTTGGCTAGAGCTGAAGAATGGGTGCATCAAGATGGTATGACGCGAGAAATTGATACTATGCCTGGTTTTGCGGGGTCTTCTTGGTATTTCTTACGCTACATGGATCCAAATAATGATGAGGCGCCATTTAGTGCTGAGGCGGTTAATTATTGGAAAGAAGTAGACTTGTATGTCGGTGGAGCTGAACATGCTGTAGGACATTTGATGTATTCTCGTTTTTGGCATAAATTTATGTTTGATCTAGGCATGGTACCAACGCGTGAGCCATATAAAAAATTGGTGAACCAAGGTATGTTGCAGGGAGTTATCGAGTTTTTGTATATGCTCAAAGAAAAACAAGATGGTCAATCTGTATTTGTAAGTGCCGATCAATTGTCAGAATACGATGGGCAAGAGTTTGCTCAAATTCCTGTGCATATTGATTTTGTAACAGATTATGGCAAACCAGAATCTTATTTAAATGAAGAAGGTAGAAAGCAATTTAAGGCTTGGAGACCAGATTATGCAGGGGCTGTTTTTGTAACGAATGCAAAAGGGCAGGTAGTTACTCATAGTGAAATCGGTAAAATTTCTAAGCGTTATTTCAATGTTGTTAATCCTGATGATGTGGTAGCGCAATATGGAACAGACTGTTTCCGTATGTATGAAATGTTCTTGGGGCCATTGGAAGATAGTAAGCCTTGGGATACAAAGGGAATTACAGGAGTATCAAAATTCTTGCGTAAATTCTGGAATTTATTCTACAAGGATGGGCAATGGGCTATCAGCGAGGAAAAAGCAACGCCAGACGAGTTGAAAATTTTGCACACTGCGATTAAAAAAGTGAACCAAGATATTGCTAATTTCTCTTTTAACACTTGCATTGCTCATTTTATGGTGGCAACCAATGACTTAAAGAAAGTTAATTGCAACAAACGAGAAGTTCTAGAACCATTGGTTGTTTTGATGGCTCCGTTTGCACCATTTATTACAGAAGAGTTGTGGCAGCAACTGGGACATGAAGGTTCTGTTCATGCCAACGGGAAATACCCAGAGCACAATCCTGCTTATTTAGTACAAAGTACGATTACGTATCCTGTTTGTGTGAATGGCAAAAAACGTGCAACGGTCACTTTTGCGGCAGATGCGACAAAAGACGCTATTGAGCAAGAAGCTTTGGCTGTTGATGAGGTACAAAAATGGATTGATGGAAAGCCAATTCGAAAGATAATTGTCGTACCTAAGCGAATGGTTAATATTGTAATTTAG
- a CDS encoding DUF2490 domain-containing protein — translation MRKKSNILLLFLMLLYAHTHAQQIKIKQDFGVWVGVVVKKKLPQNFQLSLEQQFRTCQNSSVVDAYLADLGLNYTINKNFRLHGNFRYIHDVQKWKPTENSLRYNFDLEFRTKFSKKFKLSYRLRYQQKFIDLFQPEQTIITRKKSTVRNKLKFTYKYKKTHQFYCSTELFVSTTPHQETHLDKLRFNIGNKIKTVIGQFNFAVGYEVNLQPQDALSFFFIKMIYSIEL, via the coding sequence ATGAGAAAAAAGAGTAACATTTTATTGCTGTTTTTAATGCTTTTGTATGCCCATACCCATGCTCAACAAATTAAAATAAAACAAGATTTTGGGGTTTGGGTCGGAGTTGTAGTCAAAAAAAAACTACCTCAAAATTTTCAACTTTCCTTAGAACAACAATTTCGAACCTGCCAAAATAGTAGCGTTGTTGATGCCTATTTAGCTGATCTAGGACTAAATTATACGATTAATAAAAACTTTCGATTGCATGGCAACTTTCGCTATATACATGATGTACAAAAATGGAAGCCAACAGAAAACAGTCTACGCTATAACTTTGATCTTGAATTTAGGACTAAGTTTAGTAAGAAGTTTAAACTGTCTTATAGGCTCCGATATCAACAAAAATTTATTGACTTATTTCAACCAGAACAAACCATAATAACTAGAAAGAAATCTACGGTTCGCAATAAACTAAAATTCACCTATAAGTATAAGAAAACACACCAATTCTATTGTTCTACGGAATTATTTGTCAGCACAACCCCTCATCAAGAAACACACTTAGATAAGTTAAGGTTTAATATTGGCAATAAGATAAAAACAGTCATTGGGCAATTTAATTTTGCCGTGGGATACGAAGTAAATTTGCAGCCCCAAGATGCCCTTTCATTCTTTTTTATAAAAATGATTTATAGTATTGAATTATGA